The following coding sequences are from one Melospiza melodia melodia isolate bMelMel2 chromosome 2, bMelMel2.pri, whole genome shotgun sequence window:
- the TAF13 gene encoding transcription initiation factor TFIID subunit 13 yields the protein MADEEEDVPFEEDAEDAGGGLDGGQGRRKRLFSKELRCMMYGFGDDQNPYTESVDILEDLVIEFITEMTHKAMSIGRQGRVQVEDIVFLIRKDPRKFARVKDLLTMNEELKRARKAFDEANYGS from the exons ATGgcggatgaggaggaggatgtgccg TTCGAAGAGGACGCCGAGGACGCCGGCGGGGGCCTGGAcggcgggcagggcaggaggaagcGGCTGTTCTCCAAAGAGC TAAGATGCATGATGTATGGATTTGGAGACGACCAGAACCCTTACACAGAATCGGTGGACATTCTTGAGGACCTGGTAATAGAGTTTATCACTGAAATG ACACACAAGGCCATGTCCATTGGGCGGCAGGGTCGGGTGCAGGTGGAGGACATTGTCTTTCTAATACGCAAGGACCCCCGGAAGTTTGCCAGAGTTAAAGACCTCCTAACTATGAATGAAGAACTGAAACGAGCCAGAAAGGCCTTTGATGAAGCAAACTATGGGTCTTGA
- the NEPRO gene encoding nucleolus and neural progenitor protein has product MAAPRAAWDGRDEPWNRLDVPWPANSAAVPLAAQHPAVGLLSALRRRCDIAGKRLSGPGLAAEGRVLRAVLYVYHSRLLRHRPYLALQQVAQCLKRLWKMNLVGCLETLVGLIPKKNASKAQEECSVPSQPILETVALKVLGGCKLILRLLDCCCKAFLLSVKHLCSKEFILLNTVASGLLSRLWVQYRCVLQTLMSLYSVLSTMLQLVSETQKTPYIKGFTFPSDVGDFLGVNVSSEAKKQKAKMLTAKKSTSWMTKFFPAMPEAVSKVGKKRKSETCTSAVKNHSILCPVDIGETVVVPTARRGKHPGFDVKSLLRPSRHPTQEGLSIASTPLQAKSSPLSSQIVKSQHTGSLVQMVQTAASFEELSEALRKAILWCKTNKFKSEAYFLRNKLLKSNRLHHVEAQGCSLKKKLRCVKTSVCKHLLYGSQHTRWPRQHLQARCCRRRIRSSALLKTAPKTGGQKPPELFGVCENSASLILPAYQDGSPSQEEHSSIDTGRVRLSTTGTSKRLLLEGSPGLVWKEPAENTDIDSIFAAIGV; this is encoded by the exons ATGGCGGCGCCCAGGGCGGCGTGGGACGGGCGGGACGAGCCTTGGAACCGGCTGGACGTGCCCTGGCCCGCGAACAGCGCCGCGGTGCCGCTGGCGGCCCAGCATCCCGCAG TGGGGTTACTGTCGGCGCTGCGGCGGCGCTGCGACATCGCCGGGAAGCGGCTGTCGGGGCCGGGCCTGGCCGCCGAGGGACGCGTCCTGCGCGCCGTGCTCTACGTGTACCACAGCCGGCTGCTCCGGCACCGGCCCTACCTGGCCCTGCAGCAG GTAGCGCAATGTTTAAAGCGCCTATGGAAAATGAATCTGGTGGGCTGCCTGGAAACTCTGGTAGGACTGATTCCCAA GAAAAACGCATCTAAAGCCCAGGAAGAATGCTCGGTTCCCAGCCAACCTATTCTGGAAACTGTGGCTTTGAAGGTATTGGGAGGCTGCAAGCTCATACTACGTCTACTGGATTGTTGCTGTAAAGCTTTTCT CTTGTCCGTGAAACACCTCTGCTCGAAGGAATTCATACTCCTGAATACTGTGGCTTCAGGGCTCCTGAGCCGGCTCTG GGTCCAGTACAGGTGTGTATTGCAGACCCTCATGTCCTTGTACAGTGTCTTGTCAACAATGCTTCAGCTGGTATCTGAAACCCAGAAGACCCCTTATATCAAGgggtttaccttcccttctgatgTTGGTGACTTCCTTGGAGTTAATGTATCTTCTGAAGCAAAGAAGCAAAAGGCTAAAATGCTTACAGCAAAAAAATCTACCAGCTGGATGACAAAGTTCTTCCCAGCAATGCCAGAGGCAGTATCAAAGGttgggaaaaagagaaaatctGAGACCTGTACAAGTGCTGTGAAAAACCATAGCATCCTATGCCCCGTGGACATTGGAGAGACAGTTGTGGTGCCCACAGCCAGGAGAG GGAAGCACCCAGGGTTTGATGTGAAGAGCTTGCTTAGGCCATCCAGACATCCCACACAAGAG GGTCTAAGCATTGCATCAACACCTCTTCAAGCAAAGTCATCGCCACTTTCATCTCAGATAGTAAAATCACAGCACACTGGATCTCTTGTACAGATGGTCCAAACAGCTGCATCATTTGAGGAGCTGTCAGAGGCACTCAGAAAAGCTATTCTGTGGTGCAAAACCAACAAATTCAAATCAGAAGCTTATTTTCTCCGTAACAAGTTGTTGAAAAGCAACCGGCTACACCATGTGGAGGCTCAAGGATGCAG CTTGAAGAAAAAGCTGCGCTGTGTGAAAACATCTGTCTGTAAACACCTCCTGTACGGGTCCCAACACACGCGCTGGCCGAGGCAGCACCTCCAGGCACGCTGCTGCCGAAGGAGGATCAGGTCGTCGGCGCTCTTGAAGACAGCTCCAAAGACTGGTGGGCAAAAGCCTCCTGAGCTTTTTGGGGTCTGTGAGAACAGTGCATCACTCATCCTCCCAGCTTACCAAGATGGGTCTCCAAGTCAGGAAGAACATTCTAGCATTGATACAGGACGTGTCAGACTAAGCACAACAGGGACCTCTAAGCGGCTGCTGCTGGAAGGAAGCCCTGGCCTTGTGTGGAAAGAACCTGCTGAAAACACAGATATTGATTCTATTTTTGCAGCAATAGGTGTGTGA
- the LOC134414974 gene encoding protein spire homolog 1-like produces MEPPGCEQRIAKVSVAELLRCFEHPLSEEQAWAICFQCCRKIEQLAHSLPLRSVYVKGSESIFIHADGTASFQVYHKSDFGSIQQSEDKLLEYLGGVIYEALDWGIDSQMEQELSDPLEQLLCLMLKLDDRPTEPPVTLQDVIKACEEHFSTPSEATSYYEMTCKNLFTDYMELQKLVTIIQTSKERLRKMDVEDWVQSPIQKKKTHGASLLPSVICELQAGVRLRKAAERPRRCVSPKECHRSPYELLLDDIQHKRYTLRKVTIKQKHRTPKADVASLKPHQKLMLKVKLEQCVPQEPRWHEQLMAEVKQPLKPWAAAAEAQEKRSRSKEMLVASNTALNSQSDNFLHLQDATTEFEIANTKMQQLGAGAQETTPKLPASTCLSSTRPSGVSRSISTGLAANCTPPMSSPLPGDIKPKCFLSTSQRQLPPYRGRSKSLERGLQRKELGCPFPTKWPSPTIAELLGTRCAMMVLEERGLFRGGGDGVLPRAKICFSCHKQMFLKWPYKCYLCSRVVCCDCCIKASLVFTTVYGIFTFSAFPPPHLVIRSFPSSH; encoded by the exons ATGGAACcaccagggtgtgagcagaggaTTGCAAAGGTCTCTGTAGCTGAGCTCCTGAGGTGTTTTGAGCATCCTTTAAGTGAGGAGCAAGCCTGGGCTATCTGCTTTCAGTGTTGCAGAAAAATAGAGCAGTTGGCCCACAGCCTACCACTCCGTTCTGTGTATGTAAAGGGTTCTGAGAGCATCTTTATCCATGCTGATGGTACTGCTTCCTTCCAGGTCTACCACAAGTCTG ATTTTGGCAGCATTCAGCAGTCAGAGGACAAG CTGTTGGAGTACTTGGGAGGGGTGATCTATGAAGCCCTGGACTGGGGAATCGACAGCCAAATGGAGCAAGAACTGAGTGATCCTTTGGAGCAACTGCTATGCCTCATGTTGAAACTGGATGACAGGCCAACAGAACCTCCAGTCACCCTGCAGGATGTTATCAAG GCCTGTGAGGAGCACTTCTCCACGCCTTCTGAGGCTACCAGCTATTATGAAATGACCTGTAAGAATCTGTTTACTGACTATATGGAACTACAGAAGCTTGTGACCATCATCCAGACCTCCAAAGAA AGGCTGAGAAAAATGGATGTGGAAGATTGGGTGCAAAGTCCCATTCAAAAGAAGAAAACCCATGGT GCATCCCTGTTGCCCAGTGTCATCTGTGAGCTGCAGGCTGGTGTGAGGCTGCGCAAGGCTGCAGAGCGACCACGGCGCTGCGTGTCTCCAAAGGAATGTCATCGCTCTCCCTATGAGCTGCTTTTGGATGACATTCAGCACAAGAGGTACACCCTGCGGAAG GTGACCATCAAGCAAAAACACAGGACCCCCAAAGCTGATGTAGCTTCTCTCAAGCCTCACCAAAAGCTG ATGTTGAAGGTGAAGCTGGAACAGTGTGTGCCACAGGAGCCCAGGTGGCATGAACAGCTCATGGCAGAAGTAAAACAACCACTGAAgccttgggcagcagcagcagaagcacagGAAAAGAGGAGCAGGTCCAAAG AAATGCTTGTGGCATCAAATACTGCCTTGAACTCTCAAAGTGACAATTTCTTACATCTCCAAGATGCCACTACTGAGTTTGAAATTGCCAACACTAAAatgcagcagctgggagcaggagctcag GAAACCACTCCCAAGCTGCCTGCCAGCACCTGCCTTTCTTCCACCAGGCCATCAGGAGTATCCAGGAGTATCAGCACAG GTCTTGCTGCAAATTGCACTCCTCCCATGAGTTCACCCCTACCAGGAGACATTAAGCCCAAGTGTTTCCTGAGCACTagccaaaggcagctgcctccTTACAGAGGAAGGTCCAAATCTTTAGAGAGAGGCCTTCAAAGGAAGGAACTT GGCTGTCCCTTTCCTACCAAGTGGCCATCACCAACCATTGCTGAGCTGCTTGGAACCAGATGTGCAATGATGGTGCTTGAAGAGCGAGGCCTCTTCCGAGGAGGTGGTGATGGTGTCTTGCCAAGAGCAAAG ATTTGTTTCAGCTGCCATAAGCAGATGTTTCTTAAGTGGCCTTACAAATGTTACCTCTGCAGCAG GGTTGTCTGCTGTGACTGCTGCATTAAGGCGAGTCTAGTCTTTACAACAGTGTATGGGATTTTTACATTTTCTGCTTTCCCTCCTCCTCACCTAGTCATAAGAAGCTTTCCTTCATCCCACTGA